Proteins encoded together in one Schumannella luteola window:
- the prpB gene encoding methylisocitrate lyase, which translates to MLQSTLPPHEKRAAFREALASGKLLRLPGAFNPLSAQLIQEKGFEGVYVSGAVLSADLGLPDIGLTTLTEVSQRAGQIARVTDLPTLVDADTGFGEPMNVARTVQLMEDAGVAGIHIEDQVNPKRCGHLDGKEVVDESTALKRIAAAAAGRRDANFLIMARTDIRGVAGGEQGLRDAVDRAKALVDAGADAIFPEAMATLEEFAAIRAAVDVPVLANMTEFGKSELFTVSQLESVGVNLVIFPVSLLRLAMGAAERGLDALGTEGSLQSQVPSMQTRARLYELVDYSGYSEFDAGIFTFDLGNNRQS; encoded by the coding sequence ATGCTGCAGTCGACCCTGCCGCCGCACGAGAAGCGCGCCGCCTTCCGCGAGGCGCTCGCGAGCGGCAAGCTGCTGCGCCTGCCCGGCGCCTTCAACCCGCTGAGCGCGCAGCTGATCCAGGAGAAGGGTTTCGAGGGCGTCTACGTCTCGGGCGCCGTGCTCAGCGCCGACCTCGGCCTGCCCGACATCGGGCTGACCACGCTCACCGAGGTGTCGCAGCGCGCCGGCCAGATCGCCCGCGTGACCGACCTGCCGACGCTGGTGGATGCCGACACCGGCTTCGGCGAGCCGATGAACGTCGCGCGAACGGTGCAGCTGATGGAGGATGCGGGCGTCGCCGGCATCCACATCGAAGACCAGGTCAACCCGAAGCGCTGCGGGCACCTCGACGGCAAGGAGGTCGTGGACGAGTCGACCGCGCTGAAGCGCATCGCCGCCGCGGCCGCCGGGCGGCGTGACGCGAACTTCCTGATCATGGCGCGCACCGACATCCGCGGCGTCGCCGGCGGAGAGCAGGGCCTGCGCGACGCCGTCGACCGGGCAAAGGCGCTGGTGGATGCGGGCGCCGACGCGATCTTCCCCGAGGCGATGGCGACCCTCGAGGAGTTCGCCGCGATCCGCGCCGCCGTCGACGTGCCCGTGCTGGCGAACATGACCGAGTTCGGCAAGAGCGAGCTCTTCACCGTGTCGCAGCTCGAGAGTGTCGGCGTGAACCTCGTGATCTTCCCGGTGTCGCTCCTGCGTCTCGCGATGGGCGCCGCCGAGCGCGGCCTCGACGCGCTCGGCACCGAGGGGTCGCTGCAGAGCCAGGTGCCGAGCATGCAGACCCGCGCGCGGCTCTACGAGCTCGTCGACTACTCCGGCTACTCGGAGTTCGACGCGGGCATCTTCACCTTCGACCTCGGCAACAACCGACAGAGCTGA
- a CDS encoding YitT family protein produces the protein MTLRIPFPRRATPAIPAAAASALDPARPHLSGPGHPDPAPHPEPALHPEPAPAIPIPHGRVEDVAGLLVGVVLVSLGLFVLKAGGVVTGGTAGIALTISYATGWSFPLLFALVNLPFLALAIGRRGWSFTLRSLLCIVGVSLGAAGHALLWPPVELPPIYAAIAGNVLCGMGVLALFRHRSSVGGFGILALILQDRFGWRAGWLMLAMDAVVLVVALTVLPPLVFAVSVAGAIVLNGIVALNHRPGRYTGA, from the coding sequence GTGACCCTCCGCATCCCGTTCCCGCGCCGGGCCACCCCCGCGATCCCTGCCGCTGCTGCGTCGGCTCTCGATCCTGCCCGCCCGCACCTCTCGGGACCGGGCCATCCCGACCCGGCACCGCATCCCGAACCGGCCCTGCATCCCGAACCGGCCCCGGCCATCCCGATCCCGCACGGCCGCGTCGAAGACGTCGCGGGGCTCCTCGTCGGCGTCGTGCTCGTCTCTCTCGGACTCTTCGTGCTCAAGGCCGGCGGCGTCGTCACCGGCGGCACCGCGGGCATCGCCCTGACGATCAGCTACGCGACGGGATGGTCGTTCCCGCTGCTGTTCGCACTGGTCAACCTCCCGTTCCTGGCGTTGGCGATCGGCCGCCGCGGCTGGAGCTTCACCCTCCGCTCGTTGCTCTGCATCGTCGGAGTCTCGCTCGGAGCCGCCGGTCACGCGCTGCTCTGGCCGCCGGTCGAGCTGCCGCCGATCTACGCCGCGATCGCGGGCAACGTGCTGTGCGGCATGGGAGTGCTGGCGCTGTTCCGGCACCGGTCGAGCGTGGGCGGCTTCGGCATCCTGGCGCTGATCCTGCAAGACCGCTTCGGCTGGCGCGCCGGCTGGCTCATGCTGGCGATGGATGCGGTCGTCCTCGTCGTCGCCCTCACCGTGCTGCCGCCGCTCGTCTTCGCGGTCTCGGTCGCCGGAGCCATCGTGCTCAACGGCATCGTCGCCCTCAACCACCGGCCGGGCCGCTACACCGGAGCCTGA
- a CDS encoding carbohydrate-binding family 9-like protein, which produces MSDESVPADRADGPDRAEGTPATGEVFAVEGVEKTRERRPVAAPPEYTALRVAEPPALDGRLAAPCWQRAPRSPRFVDLVSGASTALATEAAILWDDGNLYVGCWVEQPEVTATLTERDSEIWRDDDVELFIAGPDAAGDGADVDVAVGRGAYYELEVNAFNTIYEVLFAWGRSRTPFGADAPPELHADHPQAVAFDGVGYAHPGGLRTGFWGWDLPGLRTAVHVDGTLNDPSTVDRGWTVEIAVPWSSLEVLARADAVAGASSSAASASAASASAASASAASASAASASGAAASDPRFAVPPNPGDTWRIEVSRFNVAKHGADDSGGWSWSPHGVWDSHLPELFPRVRFSADEV; this is translated from the coding sequence ATGAGCGACGAGAGCGTGCCGGCGGACCGGGCGGACGGGCCGGATCGGGCGGAGGGGACGCCGGCGACCGGCGAGGTCTTCGCCGTCGAGGGCGTCGAGAAGACGCGAGAGCGGCGGCCGGTCGCCGCGCCGCCCGAATACACGGCGCTGCGGGTCGCCGAGCCGCCCGCCCTCGACGGGCGCCTCGCCGCGCCGTGCTGGCAGCGTGCCCCGCGCTCGCCGCGGTTCGTCGACCTCGTGAGCGGCGCATCCACTGCTCTCGCGACCGAGGCGGCGATCCTCTGGGACGACGGGAACCTCTACGTCGGCTGCTGGGTCGAGCAGCCGGAGGTCACGGCGACGCTGACCGAGCGCGACAGCGAGATCTGGCGCGACGACGACGTCGAGCTGTTCATCGCGGGGCCGGACGCGGCGGGTGACGGCGCCGACGTCGATGTCGCCGTCGGTCGCGGCGCCTACTACGAGCTCGAGGTCAACGCGTTCAACACGATCTACGAGGTGCTGTTCGCCTGGGGACGTTCGCGCACGCCGTTCGGCGCCGACGCGCCGCCCGAGCTGCACGCTGATCACCCGCAGGCGGTCGCCTTCGACGGCGTCGGCTACGCGCATCCCGGCGGGCTGCGCACCGGATTCTGGGGCTGGGACCTGCCCGGGCTGCGCACCGCCGTGCACGTCGACGGCACGCTCAACGATCCGAGCACGGTCGATCGCGGCTGGACGGTCGAGATCGCGGTGCCGTGGTCGTCACTCGAGGTGCTGGCGCGGGCGGATGCTGTTGCCGGCGCGTCCTCATCCGCTGCGTCCGCGTCCGCTGCGTCCGCGTCCGCTGCGTCCGCGTCCGCTGCGTCCGCGTCCGCTGCGTCCGCGTCTGGTGCCGCCGCATCCGACCCGCGCTTCGCCGTGCCGCCGAACCCGGGTGACACCTGGCGCATCGAGGTGTCGCGGTTCAATGTCGCGAAGCACGGCGCCGACGACTCCGGCGGGTGGTCGTGGAGCCCGCACGGCGTCTGGGACTCGCATCTGCCCGAGCTCTTCCCCCGCGTGCGCTTCAGCGCCGACGAGGTCTGA
- a CDS encoding alpha-hydroxy acid oxidase, giving the protein MVSRQFPRPAELFELMKFKKPELDGRKRRLDSALTIEDLRRIAKRRTPTAAFDYTDGAAEGELSLRRARQAFRDVEFHPSVLRDVSQVDTSCEIWGGPSALPFGIAPTGFTRLMQTEGEIAGAGAAEAAGIPFTLSTLGTTSIEGVKAANPTGRNWFQLYVMREREISYELVRRADAAGFDTLFFTVDTPVAGARLRDKRNGFSIPPQLTPGTIIDALPRPWWWIDFLTTPKLEFASLTSTGGTVGELLDSAMDPTISFEDLDVIRSLWSGNIVVKGVQSVADARALADRGVDGVVLSNHGGRQLDRAPIPFHLLPDVVREVGADTTVALDTGIMNGADIVSAVALGARFTLIGRAYLYGLMAGGRQGVDRTVEILRSEIERTMKLLGVASLAELEPRHVTQLERLVPRPRA; this is encoded by the coding sequence ATGGTCTCCCGCCAGTTCCCGCGCCCCGCCGAGCTGTTCGAGCTGATGAAGTTCAAGAAGCCCGAGCTGGATGGACGCAAGCGCCGCCTCGATTCGGCGCTGACGATCGAGGACCTGCGGCGCATCGCGAAGCGCCGCACGCCCACGGCGGCGTTCGACTACACCGATGGCGCGGCCGAGGGCGAGCTGTCGCTGCGGCGGGCACGCCAGGCGTTCCGGGATGTGGAGTTCCACCCGAGCGTGCTGCGCGACGTCTCGCAGGTCGACACGAGCTGCGAGATCTGGGGCGGGCCGTCGGCGCTGCCCTTCGGCATCGCGCCGACCGGCTTCACGCGCCTGATGCAGACCGAGGGCGAGATCGCCGGGGCCGGCGCGGCGGAGGCGGCCGGCATCCCCTTCACCCTGTCCACGCTCGGCACGACCTCGATCGAGGGCGTGAAGGCGGCGAACCCGACGGGCCGCAACTGGTTCCAGCTCTACGTCATGCGCGAGCGCGAGATCAGCTACGAGCTCGTGCGGCGCGCGGATGCGGCGGGTTTCGACACCCTGTTCTTCACCGTCGACACCCCGGTCGCCGGCGCGCGCCTGCGCGACAAGCGCAACGGCTTCTCGATCCCGCCGCAGCTGACGCCGGGCACGATCATCGACGCGCTGCCGCGACCGTGGTGGTGGATCGACTTCCTCACCACCCCGAAGCTCGAGTTCGCCTCGCTCACCTCGACCGGCGGCACGGTCGGCGAGCTGCTCGACTCGGCCATGGATCCGACGATCTCCTTCGAGGACCTCGACGTGATCCGCTCGCTGTGGAGCGGCAACATCGTCGTCAAGGGCGTGCAGAGCGTCGCGGATGCGCGGGCTCTCGCCGACCGCGGCGTCGACGGCGTCGTGCTCTCGAACCACGGCGGGCGTCAGCTCGACCGGGCGCCGATCCCGTTCCACCTGCTGCCCGATGTGGTCCGCGAGGTCGGCGCCGACACCACGGTCGCCCTCGACACCGGCATCATGAACGGCGCCGACATCGTCTCGGCGGTCGCGCTGGGGGCTCGCTTCACGCTCATCGGACGCGCTTATCTCTACGGCCTCATGGCCGGCGGACGCCAGGGCGTCGATCGCACGGTCGAGATCCTGCGCAGCGAGATCGAGCGCACCATGAAGCTGCTCGGCGTCGCCTCACTCGCCGAGCTCGAGCCCCGCCACGTCACCCAGCTCGAGCGTCTCGTGCCGCGGCCCCGCGCCTGA
- the adhP gene encoding alcohol dehydrogenase AdhP produces the protein MRAAVVTAPGAPLTIADVPIPTPGPHQALVKVHTTGVCHTDLHAAKGDWPVAPKGDLIPGHEGYGEVVALGDDVTLLEVGQIVGNAWLWSACGNCQYCRTGWETLCEEQQNGGYSVDGSFGEYMLVDEKFAARIPAGADPVEVAPVLCAGVTVYKGLKMTGARPGEWVVISGIGGLGHIAVQYAVAMGLRVAAVDIDDAKLALAKKHGAELVVNAAEHDPAEYIQAHTGGAHGVLVTAVHPKAFGQALGVARRGATIVFNGLPPGDFPANIFDIVLRAITIRGSIVGTRQDLAEALEFYAQGKIHPTVAVESIDDINDIFERMERGQIDGRIVMRFDGPSAA, from the coding sequence ATGCGCGCCGCCGTCGTCACCGCGCCCGGTGCGCCGCTGACGATCGCCGACGTGCCGATCCCGACCCCCGGGCCGCACCAGGCGCTCGTCAAGGTGCACACGACCGGCGTCTGCCACACCGACCTGCACGCCGCCAAGGGCGACTGGCCGGTCGCGCCGAAGGGCGACCTCATCCCCGGCCACGAGGGCTACGGCGAGGTGGTCGCACTCGGCGACGACGTGACCCTGCTCGAGGTCGGGCAGATCGTCGGCAACGCCTGGCTCTGGTCGGCGTGCGGCAACTGCCAGTACTGCCGCACCGGCTGGGAGACCCTCTGCGAAGAGCAGCAGAACGGCGGCTACAGCGTCGACGGCAGCTTCGGTGAGTACATGCTGGTGGATGAGAAGTTCGCCGCGCGCATCCCCGCCGGAGCCGACCCGGTCGAGGTCGCCCCGGTGCTCTGCGCGGGCGTCACCGTCTACAAGGGCCTCAAGATGACCGGAGCCCGCCCGGGCGAGTGGGTGGTCATCTCGGGCATCGGCGGGCTCGGCCACATCGCCGTGCAGTACGCCGTCGCGATGGGCCTGCGCGTCGCCGCGGTCGACATCGACGACGCCAAGCTGGCCCTCGCGAAGAAGCACGGCGCCGAGCTGGTCGTCAACGCGGCCGAGCACGACCCGGCCGAGTACATCCAGGCGCACACCGGCGGCGCCCACGGCGTGCTCGTCACGGCCGTGCACCCCAAGGCCTTCGGCCAGGCTCTCGGTGTCGCGCGCCGCGGCGCGACCATCGTCTTCAACGGACTGCCCCCGGGCGACTTCCCGGCGAACATCTTCGACATCGTGCTGCGCGCCATCACGATCCGCGGCTCCATCGTCGGCACCCGTCAGGATCTCGCCGAGGCGCTCGAGTTCTACGCCCAGGGCAAGATCCACCCGACCGTCGCCGTCGAGTCGATCGACGACATCAACGACATCTTCGAGCGGATGGAGCGCGGGCAGATCGACGGCCGCATCGTGATGCGCTTTGACGGGCCGTCGGCCGCCTGA
- a CDS encoding Lrp/AsnC family transcriptional regulator, which produces MDRIDQLDARILRALDDDPAATTVALSATLGVARNTVAARLARLQRDGVLTSPGSRVDPRALGYDLVAFVEVVVSQGNAQPALTELASIPEVIEINATSGRADALVRVVARDTADLYRVTNAMLETPGVLRSSTAIVLTEALPLRVAPLLDRRASGEG; this is translated from the coding sequence ATGGACCGCATCGATCAGCTCGACGCCCGCATCCTGCGCGCCCTCGACGACGACCCCGCGGCGACGACGGTCGCGCTCTCCGCGACGCTCGGCGTCGCCCGCAACACGGTCGCCGCGCGGCTCGCCCGGCTGCAGCGCGACGGGGTGCTCACCTCCCCCGGCTCGCGCGTCGATCCGCGCGCCCTCGGCTACGACCTGGTCGCCTTCGTCGAGGTCGTGGTGAGCCAGGGCAACGCGCAGCCGGCGCTGACCGAGCTGGCGAGCATCCCTGAGGTCATCGAGATCAACGCGACCTCCGGGCGGGCGGATGCGCTGGTGCGGGTGGTCGCGCGCGACACCGCCGACCTCTACCGTGTCACGAACGCGATGCTCGAGACCCCCGGAGTGCTGCGCTCGAGCACGGCGATCGTGTTGACCGAGGCGCTGCCGCTGCGCGTCGCGCCGCTGCTCGACCGGCGGGCGTCGGGCGAGGGCTGA
- a CDS encoding MmgE/PrpD family protein — MNLHPLRVYRSEEPLPREEQLAWKVAEVAADPVAVEPEVVDMIINRVIDNAAVATASLGRAPVVAARGQAEANPKTPGATVFGIDPTGAGTGIGSSNSGARFSPEWAAFANGVAVRELDFHDTFLAADYSHPGDNIPPILAVAQHTGQDGAAFVRGAATGYEIQVDLVKAISLHKHKIDHVAHLGPSAAAGIGTLLGLDPAVIYQAIGQALHTTTATRQSRKGEISTWKAYAPAFAGKMAIEAVDRALRGQTSPSPIWEGEDGVIAWLLDGPDARYEVPLPAAGEAKRGILDTYTKEHSAEYQAQAWIDLARKLGAEHPELRDPANVASILIATSHHTHYVIGSGANDPQKYDPTASRETLDHSVPYIFAVALQDGTWHHADSYAPERAARPDTVALWHKITTAEDAEWTRRYHSIDPAEKAFGGRVEIELADGRRIVDEIAVADAHPLGARPFARADYVRKFRELAEPVLAGAEIERFLALAERLPELTAAELGGLTVSVTEGAPIGALPASPKGLF, encoded by the coding sequence ATGAACCTGCACCCCCTGCGCGTCTACCGCAGCGAGGAGCCGCTGCCCCGCGAAGAGCAGCTGGCGTGGAAGGTCGCCGAGGTCGCCGCCGACCCGGTCGCCGTCGAGCCGGAGGTGGTCGACATGATCATCAACCGCGTGATCGACAACGCGGCCGTCGCGACCGCGAGCCTGGGCCGCGCGCCCGTCGTCGCCGCACGCGGGCAGGCCGAGGCCAACCCGAAGACCCCCGGCGCGACGGTGTTCGGCATCGACCCGACCGGCGCCGGAACCGGCATCGGCAGCAGCAACAGCGGAGCCCGCTTCAGCCCCGAGTGGGCCGCCTTCGCGAACGGCGTGGCCGTGCGCGAGCTCGACTTCCACGACACCTTCCTCGCCGCCGACTACTCGCACCCGGGCGACAACATCCCGCCGATCCTCGCCGTCGCGCAGCACACCGGTCAGGATGGCGCGGCCTTCGTGCGCGGCGCCGCGACCGGATACGAGATCCAGGTCGACCTGGTGAAGGCGATCAGCCTGCACAAGCACAAGATCGACCACGTCGCGCACCTCGGCCCGAGCGCCGCGGCCGGCATCGGAACCCTGCTCGGCCTCGACCCGGCCGTGATCTACCAGGCGATCGGCCAGGCCCTGCACACGACCACGGCGACCCGACAGTCGCGCAAGGGCGAGATCTCCACCTGGAAGGCCTACGCGCCCGCCTTCGCCGGCAAGATGGCGATCGAGGCCGTCGATCGGGCGCTGCGCGGCCAGACCAGTCCGAGCCCGATCTGGGAGGGCGAAGACGGCGTCATCGCCTGGCTGCTCGACGGGCCGGATGCGCGCTACGAGGTTCCGCTTCCGGCCGCTGGCGAGGCGAAGCGCGGCATCCTCGACACGTACACGAAGGAGCACTCGGCCGAGTACCAGGCGCAGGCCTGGATCGACCTGGCGCGCAAGCTCGGCGCCGAGCATCCCGAGCTGCGCGACCCGGCGAACGTGGCGAGCATCCTCATCGCCACCAGCCACCACACGCACTACGTGATCGGCTCGGGCGCGAACGACCCGCAGAAGTACGACCCGACCGCGAGCCGCGAGACGCTCGACCACTCGGTGCCGTACATCTTCGCCGTCGCCCTGCAGGACGGCACGTGGCACCACGCCGACTCCTACGCCCCCGAGCGGGCCGCCCGCCCCGACACGGTCGCGCTGTGGCACAAGATCACGACGGCCGAGGATGCGGAGTGGACGCGCCGGTACCACTCGATCGACCCGGCCGAGAAGGCCTTCGGCGGTCGCGTCGAGATCGAGCTCGCGGATGGACGCCGCATCGTCGACGAGATCGCGGTGGCGGATGCGCATCCGCTCGGCGCCCGGCCCTTCGCCCGCGCCGATTACGTGCGCAAGTTCCGCGAGCTGGCCGAGCCGGTGCTCGCGGGCGCCGAGATCGAGCGCTTCCTGGCGCTGGCCGAGCGCCTGCCCGAACTGACCGCCGCCGAGCTCGGCGGGCTCACCGTCAGTGTCACCGAGGGCGCCCCGATCGGCGCTCTGCCCGCCTCCCCGAAGGGACTGTTCTGA
- a CDS encoding rhamnulokinase produces the protein MSGRSGAVAAVDLGATSGRVVVGRVDGAGSSARVHLDEVARFENRPVRTLDGLHWSVLELYRDAVEGLAAAARVAPDLAGIGIDSWAVDYALLRGGRMLSTPYAYRDERTAAAVPRVHARVAADELYARNGLQHLDFTTLFQLDADREAGVLDLADRLLLLPDLLAHWLTGAEVAERTNASTTGLLGVGRGGADGAGGVGEVAGSTAADWDRDLAVRLGIPPRILPPLVDAGTELGALTATAARGVGDTRARVIAVGSHDTASAIVSVPATEPGFAYISSGTWSLVGVETERPVVTEEARRAGFTNEGGVDGRTRFLHNVMGLWLLTESLREWEREDGGARPDLGALLAAAAEVPAGAVAEFDADDPAFTAPGDMPVRIAAWLTAHDRPVPATRPELVRSILASLATASARAVHEAARLSGQPVRVVHIVGGGSRNALLCQLTADATGLPVVAGPAEATALGNVLVQARALGLVHGDLEALRALVIASSELTTYRPRTTH, from the coding sequence ATGAGCGGTCGATCCGGCGCCGTCGCCGCCGTCGACCTCGGGGCGACCTCGGGTCGCGTCGTCGTCGGCCGCGTCGACGGCGCCGGATCGTCGGCGCGCGTGCACCTCGACGAGGTCGCGCGCTTCGAGAACCGCCCGGTGCGCACCCTCGACGGGCTGCACTGGTCGGTGCTCGAGCTGTACCGGGATGCGGTCGAGGGCCTCGCCGCGGCCGCCCGCGTCGCGCCCGACCTGGCCGGGATCGGCATCGACTCGTGGGCGGTCGATTACGCGTTGCTGCGCGGCGGCCGGATGCTGTCGACGCCCTACGCCTACCGCGACGAGCGCACGGCCGCCGCGGTTCCTCGCGTGCACGCCCGTGTCGCCGCCGACGAGCTCTACGCCCGCAACGGCCTGCAGCATCTCGACTTCACGACCCTGTTCCAACTCGACGCCGACCGCGAGGCCGGCGTGCTCGACCTCGCCGACCGGCTGCTGCTGCTGCCGGATCTGCTCGCCCACTGGCTGACCGGGGCGGAGGTCGCCGAGCGCACGAACGCGTCGACGACGGGGCTGCTCGGGGTCGGGCGAGGCGGTGCCGACGGCGCCGGCGGAGTCGGTGAGGTCGCGGGCAGCACCGCCGCCGACTGGGATCGCGACCTGGCCGTGCGCCTCGGCATCCCGCCGCGCATCCTGCCGCCCCTGGTGGATGCCGGCACCGAGCTCGGCGCGCTCACCGCGACGGCCGCGCGCGGGGTGGGCGACACGCGCGCCCGCGTGATCGCGGTCGGCTCGCACGACACCGCCTCGGCGATCGTGTCCGTGCCCGCGACCGAGCCCGGCTTCGCCTACATCTCGAGCGGCACCTGGTCGCTCGTCGGCGTCGAGACCGAGCGCCCGGTCGTGACCGAGGAGGCCCGCCGGGCCGGGTTCACGAACGAGGGCGGCGTGGATGGGCGCACCCGGTTCCTGCACAACGTCATGGGGCTCTGGCTGCTGACCGAGAGCCTCCGCGAGTGGGAGCGGGAGGACGGCGGCGCGCGCCCCGACCTCGGCGCGCTCCTGGCGGCCGCGGCCGAGGTGCCCGCCGGCGCCGTCGCCGAGTTCGACGCCGACGACCCCGCGTTCACGGCACCCGGCGACATGCCGGTCCGCATCGCCGCCTGGCTCACCGCCCACGACCGTCCCGTGCCGGCCACCCGGCCCGAGCTCGTGCGCTCGATCCTCGCCTCGCTCGCCACCGCATCCGCCCGCGCCGTGCACGAGGCCGCGCGCCTCAGCGGCCAGCCGGTGCGGGTCGTGCACATCGTCGGCGGCGGCAGCCGCAACGCGCTGCTCTGCCAGCTCACGGCCGACGCGACCGGCCTGCCGGTCGTCGCCGGTCCGGCCGAGGCGACCGCCCTCGGCAACGTGCTCGTGCAGGCCCGCGCCCTCGGGCTCGTGCACGGCGACCTCGAGGCGCTGCGCGCGCTCGTGATCGCGTCGAGCGAGCTCACGACCTATCGTCCTCGTACCACCCACTGA
- a CDS encoding GntR family transcriptional regulator produces MRASEAAYERLRDDIVTWRRRPGSVLSEIDLAAELGVSRTPLRSALARLAMEGLVDTSRRTAVVSAVSADGVREQFEVREPLEVQAGRLAARRGDPAVFAALAARFAAAASTLDEGGIDAYYAVVADFDEAVADAVGNSALRAALAGIRTHLQRARRNAADDADRLLRAADEHRLICAAIRDRDEVLAASATTVHLRASLAHLLDTLDRAESAAAASAAAAAAAASTPGHASAAVASLSPSPEKGRP; encoded by the coding sequence ATGCGTGCGAGCGAGGCGGCCTACGAGCGACTGCGGGATGACATCGTCACCTGGCGCCGTCGGCCCGGCTCCGTGCTGAGCGAGATCGACCTCGCCGCCGAGCTCGGCGTCTCCCGCACGCCGTTGCGTTCCGCCCTCGCCCGCCTCGCGATGGAGGGACTCGTCGACACCTCCCGCCGCACCGCCGTCGTCTCCGCGGTCTCGGCCGACGGCGTGCGCGAGCAGTTCGAGGTGCGCGAGCCGCTCGAGGTGCAGGCCGGCCGCCTCGCTGCCCGCCGCGGCGATCCGGCCGTCTTCGCGGCGCTCGCCGCGCGCTTCGCCGCCGCCGCATCCACGCTCGACGAGGGCGGCATCGACGCGTACTACGCCGTCGTCGCCGACTTCGACGAGGCTGTGGCGGATGCGGTGGGCAACTCGGCCCTGCGCGCCGCGCTCGCCGGCATCCGCACGCACCTCCAGCGCGCCCGCCGCAACGCGGCCGACGACGCCGACCGGCTGCTACGCGCGGCCGACGAGCACCGACTGATCTGCGCGGCGATCCGCGACCGCGACGAGGTGCTCGCCGCCTCCGCGACGACCGTGCACCTGCGGGCTTCGCTCGCCCACCTTCTCGACACGCTCGACCGCGCAGAGTCGGCTGCCGCCGCGTCCGCGGCTGCCGCCGCTGCCGCCGCCAGCACGCCCGGCCACGCGTCCGCCGCCGTCGCATCCCTCTCACCCAGCCCCGAGAAAGGCCGCCCATGA